One Nostoc sp. UHCC 0302 DNA window includes the following coding sequences:
- a CDS encoding DUF4351 domain-containing protein has translation MSYDNTCKFLAENYPADFARWLLASETSDIQVLKTELNLEPIRADSVTFLQISNQILHLEFQTTPKSTPPLDFRMLDYYTRLKREYWCDIEQVLIFLQATSSEIVFNTQYVDKKTRHEYRVIRLWEEDPTPLLANPALLPLATLARTDSPADLLEQVAASVDMIEETGERQNISACVQVLAGLRFDKNLIRQMFREEIMQESVIYQDILQKGLQQGLQQGEERGKEQEALQLILRLLTRRFSNIQPDVEQQIRTLSITQLEDLAEALLDFTSPNDLVNYLTNISLPQSNSGD, from the coding sequence TTGAGTTACGATAACACCTGCAAATTCCTAGCTGAAAACTACCCTGCTGATTTTGCCAGATGGTTACTTGCATCTGAAACCTCAGATATCCAAGTACTCAAAACCGAACTGAATCTGGAACCAATTCGTGCTGATTCAGTAACATTCCTGCAAATCTCTAACCAAATTCTACATTTAGAGTTTCAGACTACACCAAAATCCACACCCCCACTTGACTTTCGGATGCTGGATTACTACACCAGATTAAAACGAGAATACTGGTGTGATATTGAGCAGGTGTTGATTTTCTTACAAGCCACCTCCTCAGAAATTGTTTTTAATACTCAGTATGTAGACAAGAAAACTAGACACGAGTATCGAGTGATTCGTTTATGGGAAGAAGATCCTACACCACTGCTAGCGAACCCTGCACTTTTACCTCTGGCGACATTGGCGAGAACCGACTCACCCGCAGACTTATTAGAGCAAGTCGCTGCTAGTGTCGATATGATTGAGGAAACAGGCGAACGACAGAATATATCAGCTTGCGTACAGGTTTTAGCTGGGTTGCGGTTTGACAAAAATTTGATTAGACAGATGTTTAGAGAGGAAATTATGCAAGAATCTGTGATTTACCAAGACATTCTGCAAAAAGGATTGCAACAGGGATTGCAACAGGGAGAAGAACGAGGAAAGGAACAGGAGGCACTACAATTGATTCTGCGTTTGTTAACACGTCGTTTTAGTAACATTCAACCTGACGTAGAACAGCAGATCCGGACATTATCTATTACTCAGCTAGAAGATTTAGCTGAGGCGTTGTTAGATTTCACTAGCCCAAATGATTTAGTGAATTACCTCACCAATATCTCCCTACCTCAATCCAATTCAGGAGATTAA
- a CDS encoding ABC transporter permease: MNFLESVKMAGKTLLSNKLRSALTMLGIVIGNASVIAMIGIGEGGQKFVSKELESLGPNVLFVIPGNQETQRVSRDVPRTLVLEDAQAIASQVPTVAEVTAELNSRQVVTYRNKNTDINIIGTTPTFLAVRDFETEKGRFFTDIDMKRSNQVVVLGAKLAERLFGNVNPIGQQLRLKDTRFQVIGVLKAKGSNLGVDYDDAALVPLITTANRIVGRTSPYGLELTYIVTSAKDADSVDAAEFQITNLLRQRHKLTGEDDFTIRTQKDALQTVGQITGALTIMLAAIAGISLFVGGIGIMNIMLVSVTERTQEIGLRKAIGATEQDILLQFMIEAVIVSAAGGLVGTAVGVSGILLVAALSPLEAAISPVAIAMAVGVSGGIGLFFGVVPARRAAKLDPIVALRSA, encoded by the coding sequence ATGAATTTCCTAGAAAGTGTCAAAATGGCGGGGAAAACTCTGCTGTCGAATAAACTGCGTAGCGCCCTCACCATGCTGGGTATCGTTATTGGTAACGCCTCGGTGATTGCGATGATTGGCATTGGTGAAGGTGGACAAAAGTTTGTTTCTAAAGAGTTGGAATCGTTAGGGCCAAATGTGTTGTTTGTGATTCCTGGGAATCAGGAGACTCAGCGTGTCTCTAGAGATGTGCCAAGAACGCTGGTTTTGGAAGATGCTCAAGCGATCGCTTCTCAAGTGCCAACTGTAGCAGAAGTGACTGCGGAGTTAAATAGTCGGCAGGTAGTTACTTACCGTAATAAAAACACCGACATCAATATTATTGGTACTACTCCTACTTTCTTAGCAGTGCGAGACTTTGAAACTGAAAAAGGAAGGTTTTTCACTGATATAGATATGAAGCGTAGCAACCAAGTTGTTGTGCTAGGTGCGAAATTGGCAGAAAGGCTTTTTGGTAACGTCAATCCCATAGGGCAGCAATTGCGGCTCAAAGATACCAGATTTCAAGTGATTGGTGTGCTAAAAGCCAAAGGTTCAAACCTCGGCGTTGATTATGATGATGCGGCATTGGTTCCCCTGATCACAACAGCAAACCGAATTGTTGGTCGAACTTCTCCCTATGGATTGGAGTTAACCTATATTGTGACTTCAGCTAAAGATGCAGATAGTGTGGATGCAGCAGAGTTTCAAATTACTAATTTACTGCGACAACGCCACAAACTTACTGGTGAAGACGACTTTACTATCCGCACCCAGAAAGATGCTTTGCAAACAGTTGGTCAAATTACAGGTGCATTGACAATTATGCTAGCTGCGATCGCAGGTATCTCTCTATTTGTGGGCGGTATTGGCATCATGAATATTATGCTTGTCTCCGTCACCGAACGCACCCAAGAAATCGGATTAAGGAAAGCGATCGGGGCAACCGAGCAAGATATTTTGCTACAGTTCATGATTGAAGCTGTCATCGTCTCTGCTGCTGGTGGGTTAGTTGGTACAGCAGTTGGTGTCAGTGGTATTCTTTTAGTAGCAGCCTTAAGTCCATTAGAAGCGGCAATTTCTCCTGTAGCGATCGCGATGGCTGTTGGTGTCTCTGGTGGTATTGGTCTATTTTTTGGCGTTGTTCCTGCACGTCGCGCCGCTAAACTTGACCCGATTGTGGCTTTGAGAAGCGCTTAG
- a CDS encoding endonuclease domain-containing protein, whose amino-acid sequence MTKLYNQTSEKQKRQTLRNNMPPSEKIVWAKIRNQQIESCKFRRQYSIDRFVVDFYSSELRLAIEIDGDSHYQDGVPEYDRDRQAFLESKGTIILRFTNQEVYQDIDGVMEKIREVICRLREVTLL is encoded by the coding sequence ATGACAAAGCTGTATAACCAAACTTCAGAAAAGCAAAAACGGCAAACTCTCAGAAACAATATGCCCCCATCTGAAAAAATAGTTTGGGCAAAAATTAGAAATCAACAAATTGAAAGCTGTAAATTTCGCAGACAATACAGTATTGACAGATTTGTAGTGGATTTTTATTCTTCGGAATTGAGACTTGCCATAGAAATTGATGGTGATAGTCACTATCAAGATGGAGTTCCAGAATATGACCGCGATCGCCAAGCATTTTTGGAATCAAAAGGTACGATAATTTTGAGATTTACGAATCAAGAAGTTTATCAAGATATTGATGGTGTGATGGAGAAGATTAGGGAAGTTATTTGTAGGTTGAGGGAAGTTACCCTACTCTAG